In Myxococcales bacterium, the following are encoded in one genomic region:
- a CDS encoding protein kinase encodes MTAFPPPAPTATFPYRVLEKIGEGAMGEVYRAEDLDLARMVAIKVIRPEHASARGTDPDATVNRFLQEARAAAALSHPGVTTVHRVGTAGGHPYIAMEWLDGHTLEDILARGGRIPPEQAVRIGLQVLSALEAAHAAGIVHRDIKPDNLMVLPSGRIKVTDFGVARVRGSDLAHTQAGMIVGTPQYAAPEQLAGGAIDHRIDLYALACVLYEALVGRPPFEASSIYELVQAVHAEAPRPPSALVDGLPPGLDAGVLRGLAKRPEDRFASAADMRAALDPFRTRRAAPPPPTEATPGRAVPAVAPTHAQVATVQAVGEREHELVMSVVRQWPTTEVPRQDRDRLLQRLVERPLHAPAFTGALVTDGACILISDGIMYRVFDPATGRVGDALLEALPAQLGGTLFAVPAGLETRLVALLASLLVPAVPRLSGLSSSFADLPQLAGKLAAEGFDGAIRFGLGARLGFALFCRGQRVLDVFGDGWPARDAWEQWIGGTGAIASVEPIQSVFPAATFRQQLAGLVLEVVRPTTSLTSSIRSDTTAAARAIDLRPCEGAAAAARRGPATLQALVTSDPAYGAARWIIAELGAQFAQHGRAGRWKGLIEPLDRIGQVRLHHGLARAGGDRVTFDAVAYDGDGRVVHVIDRVARGTRAAVEAFIERATAVRRARDGAGELGAAILVAPTFDEDALEAYLAALRTGGALRASLDALSHREGYLRLGMRQGFHVLLVEETADGRRRPLVVE; translated from the coding sequence ATGACCGCGTTCCCGCCACCGGCGCCGACCGCCACGTTCCCGTATCGCGTCCTCGAGAAGATCGGCGAGGGCGCGATGGGCGAGGTCTATCGCGCCGAGGACCTCGACCTCGCGCGCATGGTGGCGATCAAGGTCATCCGGCCCGAGCACGCCTCGGCGCGCGGCACCGATCCCGACGCCACCGTGAACCGCTTCCTCCAGGAGGCCCGGGCCGCGGCGGCGCTGTCCCATCCCGGCGTCACCACCGTCCACCGCGTCGGGACCGCAGGCGGCCACCCGTACATCGCGATGGAGTGGCTCGACGGCCACACCCTCGAGGACATCCTGGCGCGCGGCGGCCGGATCCCGCCCGAGCAGGCGGTGCGCATCGGCCTGCAGGTGCTGTCGGCGCTCGAGGCGGCGCACGCGGCCGGCATCGTCCACCGCGACATCAAGCCCGACAACTTGATGGTGCTGCCGTCGGGCCGGATCAAGGTGACCGACTTCGGCGTGGCGCGCGTGCGCGGCTCGGACCTGGCCCACACCCAGGCCGGGATGATCGTCGGGACGCCCCAGTACGCGGCGCCGGAGCAGCTCGCCGGCGGCGCGATCGATCATCGCATCGATCTCTACGCGCTGGCGTGCGTGCTGTACGAGGCGCTGGTCGGGCGGCCGCCGTTCGAGGCCAGCTCGATCTACGAGCTGGTCCAGGCCGTCCACGCCGAGGCGCCGCGGCCGCCCAGCGCGCTGGTCGACGGCCTCCCGCCCGGCCTCGACGCCGGGGTGCTGCGCGGGCTCGCCAAGCGCCCCGAGGATCGGTTCGCGTCGGCCGCCGACATGCGGGCGGCGCTCGATCCGTTCCGCACCCGCCGGGCCGCGCCGCCGCCGCCGACCGAGGCCACGCCCGGGCGCGCGGTCCCAGCGGTCGCGCCGACGCACGCGCAGGTCGCGACGGTGCAGGCGGTCGGCGAGCGCGAGCACGAGCTGGTGATGTCCGTGGTCCGGCAGTGGCCGACCACCGAGGTCCCGCGCCAGGACCGCGACCGCCTGCTGCAGCGGCTGGTCGAGCGACCGCTGCACGCGCCGGCGTTCACGGGCGCGCTGGTCACCGACGGCGCGTGCATCCTGATCAGCGACGGGATCATGTACCGGGTGTTCGATCCCGCGACCGGTCGCGTCGGCGACGCGCTGCTCGAGGCGCTGCCGGCGCAGCTCGGCGGCACGCTGTTCGCGGTCCCGGCCGGGCTCGAGACCCGGCTGGTCGCGCTGCTGGCGTCGCTGCTGGTCCCCGCCGTCCCCCGGCTCAGCGGCCTCAGCTCGTCGTTCGCCGACCTGCCGCAGCTCGCGGGCAAGCTCGCCGCCGAGGGCTTCGACGGCGCGATCCGCTTCGGCCTCGGCGCGCGCCTCGGCTTCGCGCTGTTCTGCCGCGGCCAGCGCGTCCTCGACGTGTTCGGCGACGGCTGGCCGGCGCGCGACGCGTGGGAGCAGTGGATCGGCGGGACCGGCGCGATCGCGAGCGTCGAGCCGATACAGTCCGTGTTCCCGGCGGCCACGTTCCGCCAGCAGCTCGCCGGGCTGGTGCTCGAGGTGGTCCGCCCGACGACGTCGCTGACCAGCTCGATCCGATCCGACACGACGGCGGCGGCCCGCGCGATCGATCTCCGGCCGTGCGAAGGCGCCGCCGCGGCGGCGCGCCGCGGCCCGGCGACGCTCCAGGCGCTGGTCACGTCGGATCCGGCCTACGGCGCCGCGCGGTGGATCATCGCCGAGCTCGGCGCCCAGTTCGCGCAGCACGGGCGCGCCGGCCGCTGGAAGGGCCTGATCGAGCCGCTCGATCGGATCGGCCAGGTCCGCCTCCATCACGGCCTGGCCCGGGCCGGCGGCGACCGGGTCACCTTCGACGCGGTCGCCTACGACGGCGACGGGCGCGTGGTCCACGTGATCGACCGGGTCGCCCGCGGCACCCGCGCCGCGGTCGAGGCGTTCATCGAGCGCGCGACCGCGGTGCGGCGGGCCCGCGACGGCGCCGGCGAGCTCGGCGCGGCGATCCTCGTGGCGCCGACCTTCGACGAGGACGCCCTCGAGGCCTACCTGGCGGCGCTGCGCACCGGCGGCGCGCTGCGGGCGAGCCTGGACGCGCTGTCGCACCGCGAGGGCTACCTGCGCCTCGGGATGCGGCAGGGCTTCCACGTGCTGCTGGTCGAGGAGACCGCCGACGGCCGCCGGCGACCGCTGGTCGTCGAGTAG